A window of Marispirochaeta aestuarii contains these coding sequences:
- a CDS encoding tetratricopeptide repeat protein, with translation MKKNLLLLILFLVLIDTLTALSGIELYNQGRLYEAKEALEHAVQSHRAGVAEMAVLGMTYTRLGMYSKAEQILDEALARAPEDPRVLNALAMLEFSTGNYSAAFDWLDRTGKGGDEFSPEHANPG, from the coding sequence ATGAAAAAAAACCTTTTGCTGCTCATTCTCTTCCTTGTTCTTATCGACACTCTCACCGCACTTTCGGGAATTGAACTCTATAACCAGGGACGCCTGTATGAGGCAAAAGAGGCCCTGGAACATGCAGTCCAGTCCCACCGGGCGGGAGTAGCGGAAATGGCTGTCCTTGGCATGACCTATACCCGCCTTGGAATGTATTCAAAGGCGGAGCAGATACTGGATGAGGCCCTTGCCCGGGCACCGGAGGATCCCCGGGTGCTCAATGCACTGGCCATGCTGGAGTTCAGCACCGGCAATTATTCGGCTGCTTTCGACTGGCTCGACCGCACCGGGAAGGGGGGGGACGAATTTTCCCCGGAGCACGCAAACCCTGGTTGA
- a CDS encoding tetratricopeptide repeat protein: protein MHWPCWSSAPAIIRLLSTGSTAPGRGGTNFPRSTQTLVETLINRAVHLYQEGNFDQAAGALEEARKLDPINPRVIAMLIQLHRQEGHSEGLIELYRDFVKLEPENAQAHAELGVLLEETGQSSAAEASFLQAELYGTDEPYPYLYLALRAVQGQVPLSELRTRLHLAIGKAVHKIASIRLQAAGTFQQHKGDLSTEELEALQELTSHTEQPKQILRESLVLLKESYSRPAEYKLDLQRLIEWYPHSIELRCTLGSFMEEQSRHDEALAHWREMISDFPTLAEAHAGMARSLNALDQNQAAKVAYRRARDLDPENPGLYRGLYQLYAAEGRKQELLQLYADIYERERTNSTLIRSWAELEEDLGLTEQATVHRLRAAELEQRRENGQE, encoded by the coding sequence ATGCACTGGCCATGCTGGAGTTCAGCACCGGCAATTATTCGGCTGCTTTCGACTGGCTCGACCGCACCGGGAAGGGGGGGGACGAATTTTCCCCGGAGCACGCAAACCCTGGTTGAGACACTCATTAATCGGGCAGTTCATCTGTACCAGGAGGGGAATTTCGACCAGGCTGCCGGGGCCCTGGAGGAGGCCCGCAAACTGGACCCGATCAATCCACGGGTCATTGCCATGCTTATCCAGCTGCACAGGCAGGAGGGACATTCCGAAGGACTCATAGAGCTGTACCGGGATTTTGTTAAATTAGAGCCGGAGAATGCACAGGCCCATGCCGAACTGGGGGTTCTCCTGGAAGAAACCGGCCAATCCTCAGCCGCGGAAGCATCATTTCTGCAGGCTGAACTCTACGGCACCGATGAGCCCTATCCCTACCTGTACCTGGCACTTCGCGCAGTCCAGGGCCAGGTACCGCTTTCGGAGCTGCGCACCCGGCTCCATCTGGCTATCGGGAAGGCCGTCCACAAGATTGCTTCTATCCGGCTCCAGGCGGCCGGGACCTTTCAACAACACAAGGGAGACCTGAGCACCGAGGAACTCGAAGCATTACAGGAGCTTACAAGCCATACTGAACAACCGAAACAGATACTCAGAGAGTCCCTTGTCCTGCTGAAAGAGAGTTACTCCCGGCCGGCGGAGTACAAACTGGACCTGCAGCGGCTGATTGAATGGTATCCCCACAGTATAGAGCTACGTTGTACCCTGGGCAGCTTCATGGAGGAGCAGTCCCGTCATGACGAAGCTCTCGCACACTGGCGGGAGATGATCTCAGATTTCCCGACCTTAGCCGAAGCCCATGCTGGAATGGCCCGCAGTCTGAATGCCCTCGACCAAAATCAGGCGGCAAAGGTGGCTTACCGCCGGGCACGGGATCTCGACCCGGAAAACCCCGGGTTGTACCGTGGGCTGTATCAGCTATACGCCGCCGAAGGACGGAAGCAGGAGCTGCTGCAGCTGTATGCAGATATTTACGAGCGGGAACGCACCAATTCAACGCTTATCCGTTCCTGGGCCGAACTGGAGGAAGATCTCGGACTCACGGAACAGGCCACGGTCCACCGCCTCCGGGCTGCTGAGCTGGAGCAGCGTCGGGAGAACGGACAGGAGTAA
- a CDS encoding fibronectin type III domain-containing protein has translation MKQVRVCTGLFLLCASVLLAQDAPLVYLVPATDRILVVLGDTPPTVHAFRVYRKGRRDRDYELQTPEPVTAAENAHEAVQLMGSDFRWISRKLDSMDPQVVWRRLRMDRNLAQAYALLSHGLRLALGRTWVDTNVESGQRYDYRVLLFDSSGDEIGRYEKRIRLGDAEQPPAPKKVTAEYSDGIVSIQWEYPAFAGGEEDMTAGFVVLRRRGSGPFEVLSPAPVLRIDGYLNAFDDKVQIGERYTYGVVAQDIIGVISSRTESGELRIEDTTAPLVPTGLKARDRGDDVLLIWKMSPELDVSHYDVFRSFSVDDEADLEQLNDRPVSYDKPRFVDQDAPRGVPVYYRVRAVDSRGNESPLSGPAPLLAEDMQPPGAVERLSARVDEEARSVELSWRGPSDADLSGYYVYSGADASTLMRITASPLQPDRRVSYTDSGYAERGLEPGKSLVYGVSAVDASYNEGPREVVAVTIPDKIPPGSPAGFALRPTREGSVRISWQPLLCFDLAGYRIYRSQGRRYTVVAEMPATAVQWLDEGVERGIPYSYQVTALDSSGNEGEPSIVLEIVPTDINPPRPPVELSADLDKRGVRLRWEPSPDSDVKLYMVYRSDYPGGKPTRLLARIEGRPTYLDRSGRAGIVYAVSAVDTSGNEGRRQEVQVR, from the coding sequence GTCTACCTGGTCCCGGCCACTGACAGAATACTGGTGGTATTGGGAGATACTCCCCCCACCGTGCATGCTTTCAGGGTCTATCGAAAGGGGCGCCGGGACCGCGATTATGAGCTGCAGACCCCGGAGCCGGTGACTGCTGCAGAGAACGCTCATGAAGCGGTGCAGCTGATGGGCAGCGACTTCCGCTGGATTTCCCGGAAGCTGGACAGTATGGATCCCCAGGTGGTCTGGCGCAGGCTCAGGATGGACCGGAACCTGGCCCAGGCGTATGCTCTTCTGAGCCATGGTCTGCGCCTGGCCCTTGGACGAACCTGGGTCGACACCAATGTTGAATCCGGACAGCGCTATGATTATCGAGTCCTGCTTTTCGACTCCTCCGGGGACGAGATCGGCCGGTATGAGAAACGAATACGCCTCGGCGATGCCGAACAGCCGCCGGCGCCGAAAAAGGTGACGGCGGAATACTCGGACGGTATTGTATCCATCCAGTGGGAATATCCTGCCTTCGCAGGGGGCGAGGAGGACATGACCGCAGGATTTGTCGTACTGCGGCGTCGCGGCAGCGGGCCCTTCGAAGTTCTGAGTCCTGCACCAGTCCTGAGAATCGACGGCTATCTGAACGCCTTTGACGACAAGGTGCAGATCGGTGAGCGCTATACCTATGGGGTAGTCGCCCAGGATATCATCGGTGTCATCAGCTCCCGGACAGAAAGCGGGGAGCTGCGCATCGAAGACACAACGGCACCCCTGGTACCCACGGGTCTGAAAGCCCGGGACCGGGGAGACGACGTCCTGCTTATCTGGAAAATGTCGCCGGAGCTGGATGTAAGCCACTACGATGTTTTTCGCAGCTTCTCGGTGGATGACGAGGCAGACCTGGAGCAGCTGAACGACAGGCCCGTCTCATACGATAAACCGCGCTTTGTGGACCAGGATGCTCCCCGGGGAGTCCCGGTCTATTACCGGGTACGCGCGGTGGACAGCCGGGGAAACGAGAGCCCCCTCTCCGGTCCGGCCCCGCTGCTGGCGGAGGATATGCAGCCGCCCGGGGCAGTTGAAAGACTGTCCGCCAGGGTGGACGAAGAGGCCCGCAGCGTGGAGCTTTCCTGGCGGGGCCCGTCGGATGCGGACCTGTCCGGATACTACGTCTACAGCGGAGCGGATGCCTCCACCCTGATGAGGATCACCGCCTCTCCGCTTCAGCCCGACCGGCGGGTCTCATATACCGATTCCGGTTATGCTGAGCGCGGCCTGGAACCGGGAAAATCCCTGGTCTACGGGGTATCCGCCGTGGATGCCTCCTATAACGAGGGGCCCAGGGAGGTGGTTGCAGTAACTATACCCGACAAGATCCCCCCCGGGAGCCCCGCAGGCTTTGCGCTGCGCCCCACCAGAGAAGGTTCGGTGCGGATCTCCTGGCAGCCTCTGCTCTGCTTCGACCTTGCCGGATACCGCATTTACCGCAGCCAGGGCAGGCGTTACACCGTGGTGGCGGAGATGCCTGCAACAGCTGTCCAGTGGCTGGATGAAGGAGTTGAACGGGGAATTCCCTATTCGTATCAGGTAACAGCCCTGGACAGCAGCGGAAACGAGGGCGAGCCCAGCATAGTCCTGGAGATAGTGCCGACGGATATAAACCCGCCGCGTCCGCCGGTGGAACTTTCGGCGGATCTGGATAAAAGGGGCGTTCGATTGCGCTGGGAACCGTCGCCGGACTCTGATGTAAAGCTGTATATGGTCTACCGCTCCGATTATCCCGGGGGAAAACCCACCCGGCTGCTGGCCCGGATAGAGGGGAGGCCGACCTACCTGGACCGCAGCGGCAGGGCGGGAATTGTGTACGCGGTGAGCGCCGTTGATACCTCCGGCAATGAAGGCCGGCGGCAGGAGGTTCAGGTGCGATGA